The following coding sequences are from one Eretmochelys imbricata isolate rEreImb1 chromosome 12, rEreImb1.hap1, whole genome shotgun sequence window:
- the LOC144272788 gene encoding protein phosphatase 1 regulatory subunit 3E-like, with protein MEKATSLHTSVPTPPPRLYLPRNFSCSACLYGSLAEHCKGDCSPEREGEPSPTPVVREAAAAGEKPQPSRGREPSVPPVPPSPTLRRRAKSLPTPGERGLRPALQQSPSRRKTVRFADSLGLELISVRHFCEADLPQVPLPLPARAADLFKTRKPPALGELEPVLFGPSPLLEPLFPPQPGASPGFAERVRRHKVKLEWVRAEPAGLRGAVRVLNLAYEKAVSVRYTLNRWVSCAEVAAAYLSPGPADGLTDRFSFHLPAAAAGGTLEFAVRYRVAGTEYWDNNEGLNYQLRGRPRAARAAPSPAQEPEGGAWIHFI; from the coding sequence ATGGAGAAGGCGACCTCGCTGCACACTTCAGTGCCCACGCCTCCCCCTCGGCTCTACCTGCCTCGGAACTTCAGCTGCAGCGCCTGCCTCTATGGCAGCCTGGCCGAGCACTGCAAGGGGGACTGCAGCCCGGAGCGCGAAGGGGAGCCGTCCCCCACGCCGGTGGTCCGAGAAGCGGCAGCCGCCGGGGAGAAGCCCCAGCCTTCTCGCGGCCGGGAGCCCTCGGTGCCTcctgtgccccccagccccacgctgCGCCGGCGAGCCAAGTCGCTGCCCACCCCCGGCGAGCGCGGCCTGCGGCCGGCCCTGCAGCAGAGCCCGTCCCGCAGGAAGACGGTGCGCTTCGCCGACTCGCTGGGCCTGGAGCTCATCTCCGTGCGCCACTTCTGCGAAGCCGACCTGCCCCAGGTGCCGCTGCCCCTGCCGGCCCGCGCCGCCGACCTATTCAAGACCCGGAAGCCGCCGGCGCTGGGCGAGCTGGAGCCGGTGCTGTTCGGCCCGTCgccgctgctggagcctctcTTCCCGCCGCAGCCCGGCGCCAGCCCCGGCTTCGCGGAGCGGGTGCGGCGGCACAAGGTGAAGCTGGAGTGGGTGCGGGCCGAGCCCGCCGGCCTGCGCGGCGCCGTGCGCGTCCTCAACCTGGCCTACGAGAAGGCCGTGTCCGTGCGCTACACGCTCAACCGCTGGGTCAGCTGCGCCGAGGTGGCGGCCGCCTACCTGTCGCCGGGCCCCGCCGACGGCCTGACCGACCGCTTCTCCTTCCACCTGCCGGCGGCGGCCGCGGGGGGCACGCTGGAGTTCGCCGTGCGCTACCGGGTGGCCGGCACCGAGTACTGGGACAACAACGAGGGGCTCAACTACCAGCTGCGGGGCCGCCCGCGCGCCGCTCgggccgccccctccccggcccaggAGCCCGAGGGCGGCGCCTGGATCCACTTCATCTGA